Proteins found in one Trichoplusia ni isolate ovarian cell line Hi5 chromosome 14, tn1, whole genome shotgun sequence genomic segment:
- the LOC113500611 gene encoding lactosylceramide 4-alpha-galactosyltransferase-like, whose amino-acid sequence MQSLKHRLCVNSMYLIVVLGCVMAGFFLVFIFITEEELVKESVKSQVLKVPSVKPETIYNLSCFYDMPKSDDTFAPIDDRSIFFFEASCIGNLTMLKACAVESAARCHPKRHIYVLFSSGVLNITTKSFIGELLQYKNVKVARLPVREYLNDALLESVLMNDSRKNIRPEDFSNILRMVILNKWGGIFIEDDMIVFRSFESLPQNWVAKQDVGVSPKILAFGTDEIGRNITSEIIKDISKSYASVTEQYTLSDTITKVLKKMCPQEFSNKSIITCKGKKYVE is encoded by the exons atgcaGTCTTTAAAACATCGACTATGTGTGAACTCGATGTACTTAATTGTCGTTTTAGGCTGTGTTATGGCTGGATTCTTTttagtgtttatatttataactgaaGAGGAATTGGTAAAAGAAAGTGTCAAGTCACAAGTCTTAAAAGTTCCAAGTGTTAAACCAGaaacaatatataatttatccTGCTTTTACGATATGCCAAAGTCAGATGATACGTTTGCGCCAATTGACGATagatcaattttcttttttgaggCTTCATGTATTGGCAATTTGACCATGTTAAAAGCTTGCGCAGTTGAATCTGCTGCTAGGTGTCACCCTAAAAGGCATATATACGTGCTATTCAGTTCAGGAGTGTTAAATATCACAACGAAAAGCTTCATTGGAGAATTGCTCCAATATAAAAACGTAAAAGTTGCTCGTTTGCCTGTACGTGAATATTTAAACGACGCGCTCTTAGAATCAGTTTTGATGAATGATTCGAGGAAAAATATACGCCCTGAAGACTTCTCGAATATACTAAGAATGGTGATTCTGAACAAATGGGgaggtatttttattgaagacgACATGATAGTGTTTCGATCCTTTGAATCTCTACCTCAGAATTGGGTCGCTAAACAAGATGTTGGAGTATCACCAAAGATCCTAGCATTTGGTACAGATGAAATTGGACGGAATATAACCAGtgaaataattaa AGATATTTCTAAATCATATGCTTCTGTAACTGAACAATATACTTTGTCAGATACTATTACCAAGGTTTTGAAAAAGATGTGTCCTCAAGAGTTTTCCAACAAAAGCATTATAACTTGTAAAGGTAAGAAATATGTTGAATGA